In the genome of Thermoanaerobaculia bacterium, one region contains:
- the folK gene encoding 2-amino-4-hydroxy-6-hydroxymethyldihydropteridine diphosphokinase: MGSNLGNRFAHLRFALRELGRVAAIVRVSPFFETEPEGYADQRPFLNAVAEIRTGLAPAEILAATRDIERRGGRTRTFRNGPRTLDIDLLDVGGEVVASRRLTLPHPRMHLRRFVLEPLSAIAPRWRHPVLRKTAKRLLRDLDRRE; encoded by the coding sequence CTGGGAAGCAATCTCGGAAATCGGTTCGCGCACCTGCGGTTCGCCCTCCGGGAACTCGGAAGAGTCGCCGCGATCGTGCGCGTGTCGCCTTTCTTCGAAACCGAGCCCGAAGGGTACGCCGACCAGCGCCCTTTCCTGAACGCCGTCGCCGAGATCCGCACGGGGCTCGCTCCCGCCGAGATCCTCGCCGCGACCCGCGACATCGAACGCCGGGGCGGACGAACGCGGACCTTCCGGAACGGCCCCCGAACGCTCGACATCGACCTGCTCGACGTCGGCGGCGAGGTCGTCGCGAGCCGGCGGCTCACCCTCCCCCATCCCCGGATGCACCTCCGGCGCTTCGTCCTCGAACCGCTCTCCGCGATCGCCCCCCGATGGCGGCATCCCGTGCTCAGGAAGACGGCGAAACGGCTGCTGCGGGATCTCGACCGGCGAGAATAG
- a CDS encoding FYDLN acid domain-containing protein, whose translation MPNLGKKFECFNCRAKFYDLGKPEAVCPKCGANQRDARSAEDSASAAPRPRRMAPIVVAPDEAGDFEDHGHDEEEESIDHAGYPEEEFEDEEPPLETHEREEEEDF comes from the coding sequence ATGCCGAATCTCGGGAAAAAATTCGAATGCTTCAATTGCCGGGCGAAGTTCTACGATCTGGGGAAGCCCGAAGCCGTATGCCCGAAATGCGGCGCGAACCAGCGCGACGCGCGGAGCGCCGAAGACTCCGCCTCGGCCGCTCCACGGCCCCGCCGGATGGCTCCGATCGTCGTCGCGCCCGACGAGGCCGGCGATTTCGAGGACCATGGGCACGACGAAGAAGAAGAGTCGATCGATCACGCCGGTTATCCGGAGGAAGAATTCGAGGACGAGGAGCCGCCCCTCGAGACTCACGAGCGCGAGGAAGAAGAAGACTTCTGA
- the tgt gene encoding tRNA guanosine(34) transglycosylase Tgt, which yields MGNRAEFFAVDVADGSSSARRGRLVLPHATVETPAFMPVGTLGAVKGIPFDLLESWDCRLILANTYHLLLRPGVEGIRRAGGLHRFTGWRRAFLTDSGGFQVMSLAAQREIGEEGVRFRSHLDGSPALLTPEVAMELQGAFGTDVAMCLDVCPALPASRGEVEDAVARTTRWAERCRRAWRGPGELFGIVQGGTDEELRRRSAGEIVALDFAGYAIGGVAVGEEKEEIARITRATAALLPFDRPRYLMGVGTPGDLLAGVRAGIDLFDCVLPTRNGRMGHAYTSGGSLAIKNARHAEDDRPLDPECACPVCRRHSRSYLRHLFVLKDITAPVLISMHNVHFFLAWMARIRDAIEQGRLAGLAAPPEGKEAA from the coding sequence TTGGGAAATCGCGCCGAATTCTTCGCGGTGGACGTGGCGGACGGCAGCTCCTCGGCGCGGCGGGGACGCCTCGTTCTCCCGCACGCGACCGTCGAAACCCCGGCATTCATGCCGGTGGGGACGCTCGGCGCGGTCAAGGGGATCCCGTTCGATCTGCTCGAGAGCTGGGACTGCCGTTTGATCCTCGCCAATACCTATCACCTCCTCCTCCGGCCGGGAGTCGAGGGGATCCGCCGGGCCGGGGGACTGCACCGGTTCACGGGGTGGCGCCGCGCCTTTCTCACCGATTCCGGGGGCTTCCAGGTGATGTCCCTCGCGGCGCAGCGCGAGATCGGCGAAGAAGGGGTGCGTTTCCGCTCGCATCTCGACGGATCCCCCGCCTTGCTGACGCCCGAGGTGGCGATGGAGCTCCAGGGCGCGTTCGGAACGGACGTCGCGATGTGCCTCGACGTCTGCCCGGCGCTTCCCGCGTCGAGGGGAGAAGTCGAGGACGCGGTCGCCCGAACCACGCGCTGGGCGGAACGCTGCCGCCGCGCCTGGCGGGGACCGGGGGAACTGTTCGGAATCGTCCAGGGCGGCACGGACGAGGAGCTGCGGCGCCGTTCGGCCGGGGAGATCGTCGCGCTCGACTTCGCGGGATACGCGATCGGAGGCGTGGCCGTCGGCGAGGAGAAGGAAGAGATCGCGCGGATCACCCGTGCGACCGCGGCGCTGCTCCCGTTCGACCGGCCGCGCTACTTGATGGGCGTCGGGACTCCCGGAGACCTCCTCGCGGGCGTCCGGGCCGGCATCGATCTCTTCGACTGCGTTCTGCCGACGCGGAACGGGCGCATGGGTCACGCCTACACGTCCGGCGGAAGCCTCGCCATCAAGAACGCCCGGCACGCCGAAGACGATCGGCCGCTGGATCCGGAGTGCGCGTGCCCGGTGTGCCGCCGGCACAGCCGGTCGTACCTCCGCCATCTCTTCGTCCTGAAGGACATCACGGCGCCGGTCCTCATCTCGATGCACAACGTTCACTTCTTCCTCGCGTGGATGGCGAGGATCCGCGACGCGATCGAGCAGGGGCGGCTGGCCGGGCTCGCGGCGCCGCCGGAAGGAAAGGAGGCCGCGTGA